TCTATCCTTCTACTTTGGATACGAAACGCTCGGTTGGTTCAGGTTCTGGTAGTCAAAAACATATGCGCGCCTCATCCCAGTGATGCGGTGCGCATCTTCATTTTGTGGAAGCCAAGCAACACTACTTCAGCCACCCCTTCTCCCTCGCCTTCGAGATGGCTTCGATCCGGTTGTCGACATACAGCTTATCCAGGATGATGGATATATAGTTTCTGACGGTCCCGTTCGACAGGTGCAGCTCCTTCGCAATGGCCTTCGTCGTTCTGCCCGCCTCCAGCAGCTGGATGATTTCCATCTCCCGCGGGGTAAGGGGATTCGCAGCTTCGAAAGCCACGTCAATCAGTTCTGGCGAATAGATGCGCCTCCCTCCGATGATGTGTCTGATCGACTGTGCGAGCGTTTCACTGGAGCTGTCCTTCAGCAGATAGCCGCTCACCTGCGCCTGCTTCGCCCGTTCGAAATACCCGGGGCGTGCGAAGGTCGTCAGCATAATGACTTTGCATGAGCCGCCCTTCAGGCGTTCTGCCGCCTCCAGCCCGGTCATCACCGGCATCTCGATATCCATGAGGCACACGTCCGGAGACTCCGCGGCAACAAGGTCCAGAGCTTCTGCTCCATTCTCCGCTTGTCCGACAACAGTCATATCTTCTTCAAGATCCAACAGCGCACCGAGCGCACCCCTCAGCAGGTTCTGGTCTTCAGCCAGTACAATGCGGATCATATTCATCCCTCCTCAATCTCTTTCAATACTTTCGGCACCGCGATATTGATTTCAAAACCACCGTTGTTGTTGACGATCTGCATCTCTCCATTCACGAAGGAGAGGCGTTCACGCATCCCGTGGATGCCATGGCCCGACTGGAAGATTTCCCTGCCCTCTCCATTATCCATGACCTTAAGGAGTATATCCTGATCCGTCTCGATCAGCTCGATCACGCACAGATGCGCCTGGCTGTGCTTCACCACATTGGTGACCGCTTCCTTCAGACACATGCTCAGCACATTTTCAACAAGCACGGGTATATTGTTGAAGCTTCCTTCGACAGTTATATCATACCGTATCTGGGCAGCATCCATCAGCTTTTTCACGTGCTCCACTTCACCCTCCAGATCGACACTCTTCATATCACTGATCATTTCCCGTACTTCCTTCAGTGCCTGTCTCGATGTCGACTGTATGTCTGCGAGCTCGCGCTTTGCAGCATTGGGATCCTTGTCTATCAGCTTCTTTGACAATTCACTCTTAAGACCGATCATCGACAGCTTCTGACCGAGCGTATCATGCAGATCACGGGCGATCCTGTGGCGTTCTTCCACTATCGCAAGTTCTGCAATCCTCATGTTAGCATCTTCAAGCTGCATTTCCAGTTCCTCCTGCTTCAGGCGGTTGTACTGGCTGATCGGAAGCAGGATGACGCCTAGGACGGTCATGATGAGGAAAGGCAGATGGCTGAGCAGCAGCGTATAATTGTAGAAGAAGCCGAAAGTGATTGCACCGACCGTCGTCACCAGATGAATGACGTACATAGAGATGAAACCGGCCCTATTCCTTATGTTGCCGACATAGAATGCTGTGAAAAGCGCAAAATAGACATAGCCGTAGAATATGGTCATCGCAATATTGATGCAGAATTCAATGCTCAGACCTATGTAGATCAGGGGGCCACGCGTATTGAACGTCAGCCAGTATATGGTGAAGAAGAGCACAGTCAAAGCAACACCCGAGAAGATCTCCCATGAATCATTGGAACGGAATATGAAATAGAACGGCAGGATGCAGAATATGATCCATATGTACAGACTGAGTCCTGTATTTTTAGGAAATATATGATACCAGTCGCGCATGGATGACCGCCTCCCTTCACCTTATTTGTTCCAGTGTAACAGTTTTATGGAACGATGGGCCCACCAAAAATGTATAAAAATAAATCCCCCTGACTGATCAGGGGGATATCATCTAGTCTGTACTTGGCTGATGCTTTTCATTCAATTGCGCCTTCATCTCACGGAAGGTCACGAATGTCTTCTTCTTCTCGTCATACAGACGGAAGCGGATGGATTCAAGGCTCGACTTCAGGGTGATGGTCGTCGCCTGATGGAGCGGCGGCGTACTCTCATGTGCTTTTTCCAGTGAATAGTTGGGCACTCTTGGCGCCAGATGGTGCACATGGTGATAGCCGATGCTGCCTGTCATCCATTCGAGCCAGCGGGGCAGCTTGTAGTAGGAGCTGCCGTCCACTGCCGCTTTTACGTAATCCCATTCGGATTCATTTTCAAAATAGGAGTCTTCGAACTGGTGCTGGACATAGAAGAGCCAGATGCCGAGCATGCCTGCAACGTAGATGATCGGAAGCTGTACGAGCAGCAGTACATGCCAGCCAAGCGTGAAACCGATCAGACAGTAGATTGCCACAAGTAGCCCATTGATCAGATAGGTGTTCATGCGTTCCTTCTTCTTGGCGCCTTTGCGGTTGAAACGGTTGTCCAGCAGGAACAGTGACAATGGTCCAAGGCCGAACATGATGAGCGGATTACGGTAGAGGCGATATTTCAGCCTCTCCCATTTTCCTGCTTCTTCGTATTCTTCGACCGTCATGACCCAGATGTCACCGATGCCCCGCTTGTCCAGGTTGCCGCTTGTTGCGTGGTGGATCGAGTGTTCCCGCTTCCATTTTTCATACGCAAAGTGGGTGATGACGCCGGTGATGGTGCCGAATATCGTGTTCCACTTCTTGCTCTTGAAGAATGACTGGTGGGCACAGTCGTGGAAGATGATGAACGTCCGGATCATGAAGCCGGCAGCTCCGATGCTGAACAGCAGACTGAGCCAGAATGAAATGCTCAGTGACTGGTACGCCAGGAACCATAACGCAAAAAATGGAAGAACCGTGTTGAAAAGCTGTATGATGCTTGTCTTCGTCTGTGACTTGGCGAACGGCATGACGTCTTTCCTCAGCTGTGCCTGTTTCTGTTTTGACATGTGGGCCAACCTCTTTCCTGTAATCTTATTGGTTTTATTTTAAGCTATGCCAACAAGCGGGTGTAGAGGCAGGTGTCAGCAATAATACATGACATTTGTCATATAAGGAGCATGGCCCGGAACCCCCTGGCACTGTAATAGGATTCCGCACCGTTATGATAGATGAACATCGCGCCATATCGGTGATCCCCAAACAGGGCGCCTCCCAGCTTCCTGATGTCGGCCGGTGTCCGGATCCAGCTTGATGTCTTCCGATCGACCACTTCAATGGTCTGGAGTTGCCGGTAATCCGCCTCGTCAAGGAGTTCCACCCCCATCTCCTCCGCCATGCCGACTGCACTGTTTTCAGGCTTGTTCTTCTTTCTTGCCTGGAGTGCCTCATCGTCATAACAGACCTTACGCCGCCCTTCCGGGCTTTCAGCTGAAAAATCATAGAATATTATTGCTCCATCCGCCTCAGCTGCCACATCCGGTTCCCCACCGGTCCGTTCCATTTCGCCCAGGGACCACAGCTTTTCGGGATGGCTGTCGAGACGTGCTTCAACATCTCTCCACTCCATATCCTCATGACGGTACATATGCGATTCAAAGCGCACTTTCAATACACTGAGCAAATGCCGGCTTTCCTCATTCGTCAACTTCCTTACATCTGTCATATCCATCCCTCCCATCAATATGCCCCTTCATCGGTTGCAGGGGACAAAAGACCTCCCTTCAGATGTTCCTTTCCTGAGGGAGGTCTTCCAATACTCATAAAATTATAGCAGGTTCAACTATAGCGCCTTGAATGCTTCGACACCCGCTTCGGCCACCTTCACATCATCCGGTACACTGCTGCCGCTGACACCGATGGCTCCCACAACCTTGCCATCCGCTTCAAGCGGGATGCCACCACCAAAGACGACGATGCGTCCCTGATTCGTCGTGTTCAGGCCGAATAGCTCTGCATTCGGCACCGTCGCCTCTTCCAGATTGGATGTCGGCATCTTCAGGGCCACTGATGTCCATGCCTTGTTCTGCGCAATATCGATGCTTGCGAGCCACGCATCATCCATGCGGTGTACCGCAACCAGATTGCCTCCTTCGTCGATGACGGAGATCACCATCTGTACACCGATCTCTGACGCCTTCTGCTCTGCGCCCTCAATTATCTTCTTTGCATTTTCCAGATTGATCCTACTCATTACGCTTCCCCTTTCAAACTTTCGATTTTGAATCGAGTGTGGTGTTACGCATATGGCAGTTGTTTCTGTAATATCAACATATCCATCATATACAAATCGGAAAATTCAGTCAAATAAAGCAGTGCTTCATCTTTTTGGCTGTTCTTAATCATGTGCTTCATGCATCCTTTCATTAAGATGGCACATCAATGCTTCATCATGCGGGTGGGATTCGCCCTCCACCTGTATGGTCACGTGGCCGATACCCTCATCCCCAAGCCTCCGTTCCAGTTCATGCAGCAGCTCACCACTCTCCTTGATCGTCATGGTGTCATCGACCGTCACGTGGCATGACATGGCGTTCTGTCCACTCGTGATGCTCCACATATGGAGGTCGTGTATATCGATGATCCGAGTGTCCGCCTGCATGACACTTACGATGTGCTCTACATCTACACCAACCGGCGTCCCCTCCATCAGGACATGGATGGCATCCTTCGTCACCCGCCAGCCGCTGATGATGATCAGGACAGCAACGATGACGCTCGCCAATGGGTCGGCCAGCCCCCAGCCGAAGAATATGATCAGGAGGGCAGCGGCGATTGCCCCGATCGAGCCCAGCAAGTCTCCCATCACATGGAGGAAGGCGGCCCTGATGTTCAGGTTTCCCTCTGTATCACCCCCGCGCATCAATATCCATGCGACGATGATGTTCACCACAAGTCCCATTGTAGCAATCACCAGCATGCCCCCCGACGCGACTTCAGGCGGATCCATGAAGCGTTGGAACGCCTCGTAGAAGATGTAGGCGGAAATGAGTATGAGCGTCACACCGTTGAAGATCGCCGCCAGTATTTCAAACCGCTTGTATCCATAAGTCTTGCTGTAGTTGGCTGTCTTCCGCCCCAGACTGAAGGCGAGGACCGCCACACCCAGTGAAATCGAGTCACTCAGCATATGCCCCGCGTCGGACAGGAGTGCGAGACTGTTCGTCAGCCAGCCGCCGACCGCTTCAACGAGCATATAACCGGTGATGATGAAGAAGCTGATCAGAAGAACCCTCCTGTTCGCTCCGTGCGAATGATCATGCGGCATATCGATCCCCCCTGTAGCATCTTTTCACATTCAATTATATCAGCATGAATGTCTTTGCACAGTGAATATGCAACCCTTGGTGCACGTAGTAGGCCTCCATGTTCCTGCAGCATGACCCAGTCAAAGTATTTTTGCATCCAATCATGAGGATTTGTGGTTAAATGGAAGCATGACCAATCCTAAAATGAAGGAAGTGGCAATATGGACATTGAAGAGTATATCAGGCAGATCGACGACAGATGGCAGGATGCTTTTATAGGAGTTTGGAGGACGATCGGAGAAAACCTCCCTGAAGGATTCCAGACGGAGATGCAGCACGGCATGCCGACTTATGCTGTACCGAAAGAGACGTATCCGGAAGGCTACCACGTGGATGGTGGAGCCCTTCCCTTTATAAGCGTCGCCGCCCAAAAAAGGCACCTCGCCATCTATCATATGGGGATATACAGTGACGATGAACTGTACGAATGGTTTACAGACGCCTACCCGGAGCATATGGCAACCAAGCTCAACATGGGCAAAAGCTGTATCCGCTTCTCCAACCCACAAAATATTCCCTATGCACTGCTTGGGGAACTTGCCGGGAAGATGACAGCGGATGAGTGGATTGAACTGTATGAATCAAGGAAGTCTTAGTATGCAGGAATATGAATTGAAAGGGGACCTCTTATGCATAGGGCAGTATTTCTGGATCGGGACGGCGTCATCAATGAAGTGCTCAATCACCGGGTGAAGTTCGTGAACCGTCCCGAAGATCTCCACCTCCTTGAAGGTGTCGAGCAGGCCATCAGGCAGTTCAATGAGGATGGATGGAAAGTGTTCATCGTCACCAACCAGGGCGGTGTCGGCCTTGGCTATATGACTGAGGATGCGCTCGGGGAAATACATGACAGGCTCTTGAATCTTCTCGGGGCCTCGGGTGCCAGGGTGGATGATATCGCCTACTGTCCGCACATGCCCCATGAAGGATGTGGATGCAGGAAGCCGGAAGCGGGGATGATCCTGAATCTCGCAGAAACACATGATATCTCCCTTGGAGAGAGTTACATGGTGGGCGACAGGGAACCGGATATAAGTGCCGGCCGGAATGCAGGCACGCATACCGTCTTCATCGGCAACAGGAAAAATAAGAAAGTCGGCGCAGATCATCATTTCGCGGATCTCCTTTCATTCTCCAACTGGCTGGTGAACAGGGGATGGACGTGACAACTCATGTTTATGTTCATCTGCAGGGGGAAATTTAACTTAAAAAGGGTTCTAAGGAGGATACCATGGATTATATCTATCTCGGAAATTCCGGTTTGAAAGTGCCCAAGTACATTCTCGGGACGATTCCTTTCAGTGGGACCAATGGATTTGAACCGGCCGGAAACATTGATGCGGAAACCGCAAGACGCCATGTGGATATCTGCCTCGATGCAGGCATCAACATGTTTGATACAGCCAACCTCTATTCAGAAGGAGATGCGGAAAAGGTGCTCGGAGAAGCCATCAAAGGCAGGAGGGAGAAGGTACTCCTGACATCCAAGACAGGATTCGACCTAGGGGAGGACCCAAATGCGGGCGGTGCTTCGCGCATCAATATTGAAACGTCGATCGACCGGACCCTGGAACGGCTCGGCACCGATTACCTGGACATCTACTTCGTCCATCTCTGGGACGGGCGCACTCCAATTGAAGAGACGATTGAAACGATGAACGATCTCATCAAATCCGGCAAGATCCGGTACTGGGGCGTATCGAACTACAGCGGCTGGGCCTTGGCCAGAACTTATACCATTGCAGAACAGAAGGGGCTCATCCCGCCCATCACCCAGCAGATTTACTATACACCTGAAGCGCGGGAAGCGGAATACGAGCTGCTGCCGGCCGGCAGTGAACTCGGCATCGGTTCAATGATATGGAGTCCCCTCGGCGAAGGCCTTCTGAACGGAAAGATCGACCGCAATAATGAGGCCCCTTCAGGTACCCGTCAAGGTGGCGGATGGCCA
The sequence above is drawn from the Salinicoccus roseus genome and encodes:
- a CDS encoding response regulator transcription factor, which produces MIRIVLAEDQNLLRGALGALLDLEEDMTVVGQAENGAEALDLVAAESPDVCLMDIEMPVMTGLEAAERLKGGSCKVIMLTTFARPGYFERAKQAQVSGYLLKDSSSETLAQSIRHIIGGRRIYSPELIDVAFEAANPLTPREMEIIQLLEAGRTTKAIAKELHLSNGTVRNYISIILDKLYVDNRIEAISKAREKGWLK
- a CDS encoding fatty acid desaturase; the encoded protein is MSKQKQAQLRKDVMPFAKSQTKTSIIQLFNTVLPFFALWFLAYQSLSISFWLSLLFSIGAAGFMIRTFIIFHDCAHQSFFKSKKWNTIFGTITGVITHFAYEKWKREHSIHHATSGNLDKRGIGDIWVMTVEEYEEAGKWERLKYRLYRNPLIMFGLGPLSLFLLDNRFNRKGAKKKERMNTYLINGLLVAIYCLIGFTLGWHVLLLVQLPIIYVAGMLGIWLFYVQHQFEDSYFENESEWDYVKAAVDGSSYYKLPRWLEWMTGSIGYHHVHHLAPRVPNYSLEKAHESTPPLHQATTITLKSSLESIRFRLYDEKKKTFVTFREMKAQLNEKHQPSTD
- a CDS encoding aldo/keto reductase produces the protein MDYIYLGNSGLKVPKYILGTIPFSGTNGFEPAGNIDAETARRHVDICLDAGINMFDTANLYSEGDAEKVLGEAIKGRREKVLLTSKTGFDLGEDPNAGGASRINIETSIDRTLERLGTDYLDIYFVHLWDGRTPIEETIETMNDLIKSGKIRYWGVSNYSGWALARTYTIAEQKGLIPPITQQIYYTPEAREAEYELLPAGSELGIGSMIWSPLGEGLLNGKIDRNNEAPSGTRQGGGWPEPWVKDEERLYDVIDALKEVAEERNATVPQIALAWVKDRPNVGPVVIAARNEEQLHENIASYNIRLTQKEHDRIEAAARPEPYYPLWHRAMNSMDKGSPSEISYLEGYRKSMGLE
- a CDS encoding DUF1801 domain-containing protein; amino-acid sequence: MDIEEYIRQIDDRWQDAFIGVWRTIGENLPEGFQTEMQHGMPTYAVPKETYPEGYHVDGGALPFISVAAQKRHLAIYHMGIYSDDELYEWFTDAYPEHMATKLNMGKSCIRFSNPQNIPYALLGELAGKMTADEWIELYESRKS
- a CDS encoding sensor histidine kinase translates to MRDWYHIFPKNTGLSLYIWIIFCILPFYFIFRSNDSWEIFSGVALTVLFFTIYWLTFNTRGPLIYIGLSIEFCINIAMTIFYGYVYFALFTAFYVGNIRNRAGFISMYVIHLVTTVGAITFGFFYNYTLLLSHLPFLIMTVLGVILLPISQYNRLKQEELEMQLEDANMRIAELAIVEERHRIARDLHDTLGQKLSMIGLKSELSKKLIDKDPNAAKRELADIQSTSRQALKEVREMISDMKSVDLEGEVEHVKKLMDAAQIRYDITVEGSFNNIPVLVENVLSMCLKEAVTNVVKHSQAHLCVIELIETDQDILLKVMDNGEGREIFQSGHGIHGMRERLSFVNGEMQIVNNNGGFEINIAVPKVLKEIEEG
- a CDS encoding DUF4256 domain-containing protein, with the protein product MDMTDVRKLTNEESRHLLSVLKVRFESHMYRHEDMEWRDVEARLDSHPEKLWSLGEMERTGGEPDVAAEADGAIIFYDFSAESPEGRRKVCYDDEALQARKKNKPENSAVGMAEEMGVELLDEADYRQLQTIEVVDRKTSSWIRTPADIRKLGGALFGDHRYGAMFIYHNGAESYYSARGFRAMLLI
- a CDS encoding cation diffusion facilitator family transporter → MDMPHDHSHGANRRVLLISFFIITGYMLVEAVGGWLTNSLALLSDAGHMLSDSISLGVAVLAFSLGRKTANYSKTYGYKRFEILAAIFNGVTLILISAYIFYEAFQRFMDPPEVASGGMLVIATMGLVVNIIVAWILMRGGDTEGNLNIRAAFLHVMGDLLGSIGAIAAALLIIFFGWGLADPLASVIVAVLIIISGWRVTKDAIHVLMEGTPVGVDVEHIVSVMQADTRIIDIHDLHMWSITSGQNAMSCHVTVDDTMTIKESGELLHELERRLGDEGIGHVTIQVEGESHPHDEALMCHLNERMHEAHD
- a CDS encoding D-glycero-alpha-D-manno-heptose-1,7-bisphosphate 7-phosphatase gives rise to the protein MHRAVFLDRDGVINEVLNHRVKFVNRPEDLHLLEGVEQAIRQFNEDGWKVFIVTNQGGVGLGYMTEDALGEIHDRLLNLLGASGARVDDIAYCPHMPHEGCGCRKPEAGMILNLAETHDISLGESYMVGDREPDISAGRNAGTHTVFIGNRKNKKVGADHHFADLLSFSNWLVNRGWT
- a CDS encoding GlcG/HbpS family heme-binding protein — translated: MSRINLENAKKIIEGAEQKASEIGVQMVISVIDEGGNLVAVHRMDDAWLASIDIAQNKAWTSVALKMPTSNLEEATVPNAELFGLNTTNQGRIVVFGGGIPLEADGKVVGAIGVSGSSVPDDVKVAEAGVEAFKAL